GATTATCGATGAAAAATCTCCAAAGTGACTAAAACATTAGATTTATTATCACGGAACTGAGTACATTACGATTACAAAGTTTTTGGTAAGGGACGAGGGaaaagtgtgtgatttaagggagatttagctgttgtttccagTACGTGCAAGACCACCCTCGAATAACAAGGAGGGTGGTATTGGGaagtgctagaaacaacagccaaatctcctttaaatcacatttttcctgtgaaaaaattcaattcattttaaaaccGAAAAGGTTTCTACCATGTTTTCCATTGCATATTGCAGGGCGGGAGGGGGGGTCAGAATTGGTCTggagtgtggtggtgtgtgtgttcaaaaACTTAACGCAACACAAACGTACTAATTTGGAGGAGAAACCagatcactgtaatatctgtggcaagTCATTCTATCAAAGACGTAACTTCACTACTCACACAAGAGTTCATTGAGGGAagaggccatatcactgtgacatcattggtgaatcattctctgttaGTAGTTGCCTAACTAGACCCAAGCATACTCAGACACTGGAGAAAACCCCCTTCAGATAAATATCTAGTGCCATTGACAtgtatattggtatgtgtgtgtgtctaggacaAAATTAATTTTCAGGAGATGTTATTATAGTACATGTGTCTACTCCCTCATAGAAACCTCTTGAAAATAGATGGGATAAATATAATAGTTCAGATAAAGGATCGtcatcatccgctttccatgctggcgtgggttggacggtgcaactggggtctgggaagccagaaggctgcaccaggcctagtctgatctggcaatgtttctacggctggatgcccttcctaacgccaaccactccatgagtgtagtgggtgctttttacgtgccagacgaggctggcaaatggccagggtcggatggtgctttttacgtgccaccggcacggaggccaggcgaggctggcaaacagccacgatcggatggtgctttttacgtgccaccggcatggaagccaatcaGGGCGGCacaggcaacggccacgttcggatggttctcttatgtgccaccagcactggtatcacagctagtttccattcatgttgatcgattttgatttttgattttctcctgcctcaacaggttttcacaagtagggttttgtgtcccaagaaggaaaggtatgcataagtggactgaggccatgggtgatggtctcacttgtcctgccgggtcttctcacgtacagtatacttccaaaggtctcggtctctagtcctttcctcggtgagacctgaagttcgaaggtcgtgcttcaccacctcatcccaggttttcctgggtctgcctcttcctctggttccctcaacagctagggtgtggcacttttcacacaactatcttcatccattctcaccacatggccataccagcacaaacgtctctcttgcacaccgcaactgatgcttcttaggtccagcttctctctcaaggtacttacactctgtcgagtatgaacactgacattacacatccatcggagcatactggcttcatttcttgcgagcttacgcatattctcagcagtcacagcccatgtttcactgccatgtaacatggctgttcgtacacaagcatcatacagtgtgccttttactctgagcgagaggccttttgtccctagcagaggtaagagctctctgaactttgcccaggctattcttacttggtaacctaggtaatggaagctatcaactatttccagtttttctccctggaatgtagcGGAAGTTGCTCTCTGCGCAATTtaagtgtttattgctcctgagcatctgccacatacaaaaactatcttccaagttagccttcccttgacgttgctgcactgcttgtgtgtccatagcttacacttggtgcatcttatagtgtttctacctacgcctttcctacagatcgagcaaggccatctacctgaaggcgtttgtgacttgtctaccttcctacttattaggactttggttttagctaggttgaatctaaggccctttgattctaaagatgacttctacaatttatgaaaacagaaatgtcgtaaatttgcacttttgaatatctgccttttaaacatacctgatgtcttatattattttcgtattctttcagaaaatcacatgaaattggctaaaaagtatttttttacttttaaagaatcatcaatatgtatcgtgtttgaaagactctgcaaagatattctacaaacgtattatcctgcttctataaaacattgctgaattacagtaaaatatttcctctgaaagagaaagcatttctttacttctgtgtcttaaatgtgcaagagataattttatcttttaaatatactttgatagatTTACAAAGAGTATTTGcgacatttttaaatattggcattgatcacatttagaagaaatataagagaagtgatatttgtttggaataaactataaaaacaaaaagaagaaaaatatccataaattttggtaagaggagaaatatttttgaaaagttgttgatctgtacaacttgaaggttcagttttatttttcttgaagagatgtcggaagaattaggaaaatcatcatatgactgtgacatctgcaaagagtcattcttagaagaaagtaaattcaatcaacacaaacaaattcatgcaGGGGAACAacaatatcactgtgatatctgtggtctaTCATTGTCTGATAGGAGTAGCTTTGctcgtcacaaacgtattcatacaggggagaaaccttatcactgtagtatctgtggtaaatcattcgtaAGTAGCAGTCAGTTAACACGacacatacgtactcatacaggagaaagaccttatccctgtgatatctgtggtgaatcctTCTCTGCTAGAAGTAGCTTAActgaacacaaacgtattcatacaggggagaaaccatatcactgtgatatctgtggtaaatcattcttaagTAACAGTCACTTAACACGacacatacgtactcatacaggagaaagaccttatgcctgtgatatctgtggtgaatcctTCTCTGTTAGCagtagcttaactaaacacaaacatattcatacaggggagaagccatatcactgtagtatctgtggtaaatcttttattgaaaagagtagcttaactaaacacaaacgtatccatacaggggagaagccatatcactgtagtatctgtggtaaattatacTCTATTTACAGTCAATTAATTGAacacatacgtactcatacaggagagaaaccttatccctgcgatatctgtggtgaatcattctctgttGGCAGTAGTTTAACTCGTCATAAAcgggttcatacaggagagaaaccatatcactgtgatatttgtggtaaatctttctctcaaagcagtagcttaactaaacacaagcgtattcatacaggggagagaccatatcactgtgatatctgtggcaaatcattctgtCAAGCAGGTAACTTAGCtacacacaagcgtattcatacaggtgagtaaccatatcgctgtgatatctgtggtaaatcattctccgaaAAGGGTATCTTGACTACACACAAATTTACCCATCATGGTGTAAAactatatcattgtgatatctgcagtaaatcattctgACAAAAACATCAGTTAATTAAACACAAGTGCATTTAATTAAACACAGGTGCAAAGGATCCATAGCACAGTGACATTTGTTGTATAACATTCCCTCAGAAGGA
The window above is part of the Octopus sinensis linkage group LG28, ASM634580v1, whole genome shotgun sequence genome. Proteins encoded here:
- the LOC118768381 gene encoding zinc finger protein 679-like, whose product is TGEKPYHCSICGKSFIEKSSLTKHKRIHTGEKPYHCSICGKLYSIYSQLIEHIRTHTGEKPYPCDICGESFSVGSSLTRHKRVHTGEKPYHCDICGKSFSQSSSLTKHKRIHTGERPYHCDICGKSFCQAGNLATHKRIHTGE